One genomic window of Hippocampus zosterae strain Florida chromosome 12, ASM2543408v3, whole genome shotgun sequence includes the following:
- the LOC127611563 gene encoding claudin-14-like, with translation MANTTVQLLGFILSLLGFVGTVAATLLPHWRCSAYIGSNIITATAYMKGLWMECVWHSTGIYQCELYRSLLALPQDMQAARALMVLSCVTSVLAIVVSVMGMKCTYFAQGSLIKSPLVTSGGICFLSAALLCLTTVSWTTNDVITDFYDPLLPSSMKYEIGLAVYLGYASACLSLCGGLVLCWSSSGARPQRHPQRQRSQPSSPPPYINNTYPAAPPYNPTEALKGNCAPSLCSASSSGYRLNNYV, from the exons ATGGCCAACACTACAGTCCAGCTCCTCGGTTTCATCTTGAGCCTGCTTGGGTTTGTGGGAACTGTAGCTGCCACTCTGCTCCCACACTGGCGATGCTCAGCCTACATCGGTTCAAACATTATCACGGCCACTGCCTACATGAAAGGCCTGTGGATGGAATGTGTATGGCACAGCACGGGCATCTATCAGTGTGAGCTGTATAGATCTTTACTGGCGCTGCCACAGGACATGCAG GCTGCCCGTGCACTCATGGTGCTCTCCTGTGTCACATCCGTCCTGGCAATTGTGGTTTCTGTCATGGGGATGAAGTGCACCTACTTTGCCCAAGGCTCATTAATCAAGTCTCCCTTAGTCACTAGCGGAGGGATATGTTTTCTCTCTGCCGCTTTACTCTGCTTGACCACGGTGTCTTGGACCACCAATGATGTAATCACAGATTTCTATGACCCCCTCCTTCCAAGTAGCATGAAATACGAGATCGGGCTGGCGGTGTATCTCGGTTACGCATCAGCCTGCCTCAGTTTGTGCGGAGGACTGGTCCTGTGCTGGAGCAGCAGCGGTGCACGGCCGCAGAGGCATCCCCAAAGGCAAAGGAGTCAGCCGTCATCCCCTCCTCCGTACATCAACAATACCTATCCAGCGGCTCCTCCCTATAATCCTACAGAGGCTCTCAAGGGCAATTGTGCACCCTCACTTTGCTCGGCCTCCAGCAGTGGTTACAGACTGAATAATTATGTATAA